A stretch of Sulfurimonas xiamenensis DNA encodes these proteins:
- a CDS encoding cold-shock protein, with protein sequence MAALVNGTVKWFNGEKGFGFIEQENGGKDVFVHFRQINSTGYGRVSLNEGQKVTFEIGEGEKGPQAENVTGL encoded by the coding sequence ATGGCAGCATTAGTAAACGGTACAGTTAAATGGTTCAATGGTGAAAAAGGTTTCGGATTTATCGAACAAGAAAATGGCGGTAAAGATGTATTCGTACACTTTCGTCAAATCAACAGCACAGGCTATGGTCGTGTTTCATTAAACGAAGGTCAAAAAGTTACTTTCGAAATAGGCGAAGGCGAAAAAGGTCCTCAAGCAGAAAACGTTACAGGTCTGTAA